The sequence CAGTTCCGACTTCGGAACACAGGTCGCCTTCTCGAATTCGATCAGGTCTTGGACCGTGAAGGTTTGACCATCGACCTGAATCTCGTAGGAAGGAGCCGTTTCGCCGGGACCCGGAGCAGGCCATGGCATCGCCAGCGAGAAGTACCAGTACGCGTAAATCAGGGCCCCGCCCGCCACCGCGGCCACGGCCAGGCCGACGACGATCAAGCCCAACGCACTAATCAATTGCAGCGAGTTGATATAATCCCTCGGCTGCAACAACACCCAGACCGGCAAGACCGACGCCACATACGAATAGATCAG is a genomic window of Bremerella sp. JC817 containing:
- a CDS encoding carbon starvation CstA family protein → MSCRRFCRISPGWLATGIGWIEATLHTFNASLAAWPIIVWVAVLLIYSYVASVLPVWVLLQPRDYINSLQLISALGLIVVGLAVAAVAGGALIYAYWYFSLAMPWPAPGPGETAPSYEIQVDGQTFTVQDLIEFEKATCVPKSEL